The window CGTCCTGGGAATTCTTCTCCCAGAGAGAGATGGGTAATAAGCCTAAATGGGTGGAACCAGAAGAGGTTTCCCCAGTAAGCCCTGTGTTGTGGTCCATAGCTCTCGTACTGCTTCTCCTTGGTGCTTGTGCCTTGCAAAGGGCAAGAGTTACAGAGGAATAAATAATAAGTGAAAGAAGAGAGGGGGAAGAGAAAAACTTTGTACCCTTTCTGTTCAAAAGCCTCATAAGTGGTATTTTCTAGTCTTTAAACAGTCTTTTGAGTGTCTGTAGCATTTTGTTAAAATTTCTGTACTGTCGTTAGCTCTGATTTTTGGGTAttgtctgtgcctgcagaggGCATCTCCTGTGATGCCTTTGGTGCATCACAGCTGTTTGAGGTGCAGCTAGCTGATGGGAAAGGTGGAGGCCCTGGGGTCAGGTCACTCCCTGGTACAGAGAGGCTGATATCCAGCCTCATCAATGCCTGCCTTCtgtggaggcaggagctgctcattGATTCCTGCTGTTTCTGCACTGTGCTATACAAGTGCTCAACTGGCTCAGTTGGCAGCTAGCCCAAAGATGCCTGTGTACCTTTAGGAAGTCTGAAGGGGTTGTACTGTTCCCAGGTAAGTTTTTGGGGTGTGGGGATGAGGCTGCTTAGACAAAGTTTCATTCCCAATCTTACTACCATAGGAGTCTCTGCAGTGGTTTGGAGAAATCATCTTTAGAGGGATGTTTGTAGTCTGTGCCCCTTGCCTGGTATGTTAGAGGGTATCTCCTACTGGAATGTCTGAGCCCAGTGAAACCCACAGTgtctctcctgcctggggaTGGTCTGGGCCCAGCACTGCAAACACCACAGCAGAACCTGTTGTTTCTGAGTCGTCCTTCCCTTTCTGGTCCAGGTTGGTAGTGCCTGAGATGTGATGGCTGCGATCTGACCCATGGGAAATGCAGTGTGTCAGGCCAGTTTCAGCCAGGTAAATCCATGCATGGCTCTCTAATCTGGTTACTTATCCAGTCTGTACCATTGCCTAGTCCAGGGGTTagcagcctgtgctgtgatCGCACAGCACGAGGTGATCAGCAAACagcaggggttttattttggtgGCTTAGACAGGTGGAAAACCGTTCTTTTTCTTTGTACCAGCATACAGATAAGTGGATGGTATCTTGTCCTCTGCAGGTGGTAGGAGCTCCTGCCTTCTGCTGAGTTCCTACaagtttggggggaaaaaaatgttctctgtGAGGTTGCTGACCCCTGGGTTATGCTGTGCATGAATACACTTTAAAAagggagcagtgctgagcccctgcagTATCAAAATACAGAATTGGGCTTCTGTCCCAAACATTACATGTCAGTCACAGCCCTTTGGCTCCTTTCCACAGTGGCAGACTTGCAGTTCTGCTTCCAGGTACGTTGGGCCACTTGAAGAGGCAGGCATGCTCTAGTGGGAAATGTTACATCCCTTTCCATATTCTTGAAACTACTGAACCCTTTTGACTTAAGTGAAAGCAAAATTGTTTTGACACACAACAGTCAAAGGGGGCAATAAAAGATGGTTGTATAGTCAGACAATTTTGAAAAGAGCTTCTGTGATAGGGAACCCTAGATATATTGCTTTGTAAACTTGCTGCTTTTGAGAGACTCGCCCATGTGTTTTGAGCACCTCAGTATTCTTTGAGTCAGTGATCTTGCAGTGTACCTGAAGATGACCTAAAGACCTGAAAACATATCTGAAAGACTTAATATACTGATACTTATTCCTTCTGCTATTAAACTCAGCAAACTACTGAATTCTTTGTCCCCAGATGGGAGCAAGAATCTCAAACACCATGCTGCCTACAGTTTCACTGGGGAATTATTTTAAGACCTAGTTTTGAAGGTGAACAGCTTTCCTCTGTATCCAGCAGAGAAGAGCTCATGGAGAAATAATGCTGTGCGAAGATTACTTCAAAGGGTTGCCTGAAGAGTCTGCTGGACAAGATTTTTGTCTCTTCCTTAAGGGCCTTTGGTTATTGACAAAACTGTGGGAGTTTTGAGCTAGTTCTTAGTGTCATACAAATACAATGAGAGCCCTCCACACCTCAGAGCTAAATTTCTCCTTTGGAAATTGTACACCTGCTTTGTCCTAAAATGAGATGGGCATTTGGAGATAGCCTATATGGAGACAATTGGTGCTTATGGACAGTGAACCATTTTCTGCTCTCCTTACTTGCTTGAGAGCAAGAACCAACAAGGCAGAAAGCAACTGTAAAGAAACTGAACCCAGAATCCTCTCAAAATAAGAGCTtaaaatggaaagattttttttccccctgagcATACACATATGCCTTCGTGGGACTTGACTGGGGAAAATAAAGCTGTTTTCAGTCTCATGTACAGTAGCTCAAATACTTTGAGGTTTTGGTCATCCAAATACCTTGGGTTTTTGGCTCAGGGCCTCCTGTCTGCACCTCTGAGAGCAGTGCTGCTTGAATTACTTGGTGagtcctgtgctgctgtcttCTCTTCCAGTCGGGGGCAGTGAATCTCTGCGCTCATACTGGAAGATGTACCTGCCCAAAGTGCTGTTGCTGGTCTATGTCGTGGACTCGGCTGATCATGCCCGACTGCCTGTGGCGAAACAGCTGCTTCATCAGCTAATCCAGAACAACTCCACCCTGCCTGTGGTAGTTCTGGCCAACAAGCAGGTAAgagttccctgctgctgccacagcttggGCTGGCAGCAACTTTGGAAACAGCAACAAAGCCTTTCAAAAGAGGCTTCATGCCTTTAAGGAAAGCACACGGCTGGGAGTCTTTCTGACACACCTGTTgaccacaaaacaaaataatctgAGGTTGTTTTGGATCTGCAAGATGCAGGTCCTGTGCTTGGTGAAGATGCAATCAGAGCTGTGGGTGGAAACTGCTGTACAGTTGCAAGGTTTGGGAGCTTCAGGGAAGACCACAGTTAGATCTGAAGTTAGGTTTCTGTTCTGAGTATCTGCCTAGAAGTACCACTTCACCTAGGAGCAGCTAAAGAGTGAAGCACTGTTGTTTGCCTTCAGACTGTCTGGTTGGGTGCTCCTAAGGCTGCTTCTGAAATCTGAAAGAAAGAGCAGTTTTCCTCTCAAGGCAGTGCTTCCTCCTAAGATCTTTGTGGTAGTCTCAATGATTGGTGCTGTACCTGGGAAAGAACTGGACCTCTGGTACAATCAGATGACAGAAGAGCCCAAGGGTTTTAAtcacagattttcttttattaaggTTGCGTGCTCAGTTTGCTCTACAGTATTATCTCGTAAATTTCTTGTAACTGAAGCCCATTACTAGTAGTCATTTATGTTACTCTTGAACACAAGTGCAGGCTTGGGCTTCATCAGACTCAAATGCATCAGAAACACTGGTGGCTGAGAAGGCGGGCAGGGCATGACTCTTGTATATTTGCCCTATTCTTGTAACTCTTTGCTGGACCCCTGAGGTCTTGGGCCATCAGTGCTTTTGTCTGCCTTGTGCAGGTGGTCTTACAAAGATATCAGAAACAGTGGAATTGGTGTAGAAATAGAAACAACTGTACCCATATTTCTTCAGGAACAAATTAGGTTAGAAATTAACTCTTTTCCCCAAGGCATTTTAGGACATGGAAAGTGACCTcataaaaggtaaaaaagaatGGTGCCCCTGAGCCTTTGAGATTATTTCATTCCTGGACAAAAGCAGTGGCTCAAAGTAGGAGTGGTGCCACTACTTCTTGCAACTAACagggttgttttatttttgtgtaaCAGGACCTCGAAGGTGCATATTGCATCACTGACATCCACGATGCTCTGGCTCTGTCTGATATTGGGGACGAGAGGAAGATGTTCTTGATTGGTACCCATGTGGCAGAAGATGGCTCTGAGATCTCCTCCAGCATGCAGGATGCCAAGGAGCTGATAGGGCAGCTGGTTTTGGAAACACAGTGACAGCTCTTTTCTTACAATAAACAGGTGTTTGCAGCTGAGGGAGAGCAGGTGTTAGTATATGGTCAGTTTGCAGTGTGGCAGCTGAAATTAGCAGAAATGCTTTCCTGGTATGTGTGGAATTCCTCTGAAAGTGATATCTAGTTGGTAAGAAAATCTTAATTTATAGTGGtttgaaaatacatttgagAAGTAGTCTATTTTTAGCATATTTGTAGGAGAAAAATAGTCTGTCTCTCAGGCAGCAGATTTAAGGGCAAATATAGCTTAGATGGGCTAGATAACTTCACGTCAGGTGGAAGAAAGTTGCATCCAGTGAATTTAACATGGCTTGATGTCTCAGGTTAAAGTGAAATATGTTTACTTCACAGATTTTACAGAACCCTTTTAACAGTGGTGTTCTGTTAAAAATGAGACCTCACTTCTTGACAGTGTCAGAAATTTAAAGTGCTGCAACTAGTGTTTTTGACAGTGACAGTTCTTGTTGGTGTGTTGGACCCAGTTGTTATGGGAGTAGCAAATTGGTAATCTCTGGAAATTGGGTTGGTTACTGCTTCTTTAGAGGGTaagaacaagaaaatgaaaccaGTAATATATTAAGTGTTTCTCTGCCTACAGGCTAAAAACCAAAATGGTGTAATTTGAGGTAGTGACTGGATGCTTTTAAGTTAAATTGGCAGCAAAGGTGGGAGACTTGTCCATCAGGTTGAGCAGCTTATTTAAGCTTAGTCCGAGATGTCCTTGAACAAGTAGTCTTATTTGTGAAAACCCTGTTATTTCATGACGGTGGTTTCTGTTAGCACAGCAGGTGAGGAAGGTGACAAGCTGCTGAGGAGTGTCACCTTCCCGGTGTCCTCCTAATTATACTCAAAGGACATGACCCAGGAGCAGTCCTGTAAAGGACCTGTTTTGCACCCGCATCTATTGTACGAGGCTTTTACGGTTTTGTCTTTTGTAACAGATgcataaagcagaaaattccaCCCTAACCACGGGTCCGGGCTGCTCTCTTCCTTTCCAGTTGGGGAACAAGATGAGCGGGTGCGGGAGGCTCCCGAGGCCTCTCCGGGACGGCCCGCCTGACAGGGCCCTTGTCACCCCTTGCGGGCAGAGGCCGtgcccgggccgggcggggcgggcggagccgttgggcggggcggggccggccaTGGAGGCGGCCGGGGGCCTGCACCATACCTGCGGCCCGCACGGTGCGTGGGGCCCCAGCGGCCCGGGaccggcgggcgggggcggcccctCCGCCGAGTCCCGGCTCCGCCGCCGGCCGCGGTGGGCTCGGGCAGGGAGGGCTCCCGGGCACGGTGGGCTGGCTGGCGCCGGCAGGCCTCGGCCACGGCGGTGGGGACTGCGGGTTGTCGGCCCCGTTTCGTGGCCATCGCTGCCGTCAGGGCACGTGGCTGCACGGGTCGCCGCGTCGCTGGTTTTCCTGTCATCCCGTATCCCCCACCCCCTGGTTGTTTTATACTGGCACCTGGTCCCGGTTTAATACAGCTGCTATTTCCCCGAGACTCTGAAAACCTCCCCTGGAAGCTGCTGAAGGCAGTCATAAGGGGTGGCTATAGAGTCAGGTGGGAGCCTGCAGCCTGGTGACTACTGGTGCTTGGGGTGCTCTGTCCCGCAGCCTTGGGGGCTGCCAGCATCCCCCCGTGAGGAGCAGCCACTGGAGAGGAAGGTACCAGGGAAAAGCAATACAACCATCTGCTGAGCAACTGTCCTGAGGAGATGCACAAACTTCGTCTGCCATATGATTATTGCATGTTaaagagcaggcagcccagGCTCTAGGTGTTATCAAGCTTTTAAATTCAcctgttcttttctttgcagtgtCAGCTTATGCACCTTGCATGTGTGTGTACCCACGCAGCAGGTAAGAAGCCCTCCCCTCCTGGCTGGGTGTTCAGGCCAATGCCCCAGGTCTCTTCAGAGGGCTCAGTCGGGGATTTACACCAAGCAGTGAGTCAGTGTATCGGATGACACTGTGATAAACACTTGAGGGGAAATTATGTCCGGTTTTGCCCTTACCTCAGCTTCTGAAAAACATCCAACTATCCTGCCCCTTCAAAATGTAAAGCTGTGACTCTTTGCTTTACAAGGAATTGATCTCAAAGGAGTTGATCTCCCATAAGCAATGAGTGTGTGAATGCTCAGACAATGCAGGGGAGGTGTTTCTGTGTCTGGCTGAAGCAAGGCCTTGCTGGGAAGCATGAACAGGCCCAAACAACAAAGGCTCCACCAGGGCTGTCTTGTTAGTGAGGTGGTTTAACCCCTTCaagttgcagagctgctgaaagtACATCCTGAGTGAGGACGCGTGTCTGTCTAGAGCTTTTGCCATGATAAAtgtaatctttctttttgtaattggaaaatgaacaaaaaaagattGCCAAGTGAGTTGAGAGACCCGATCTGAATGTATGTGTGTCTCATTCCTTGGCTGGATCATGATGCAAGCTTTGCACAGCAGTGTGGGGCACTAGGGCCATGTGCACTATGTTGTGCTGGAtttggctgtggctgtgtgctggatgtgtgccagcagctgaggaACAGCAATGAGCCTGCTTGCAGAGATAGTGCCAGCTCTGCAACACAGCTAGGCTGGGGGGGAACCTCTGTGTGCTAATCCTTCACCCCCTTTGCAAGGAAAACCCTCTGGGGGCCCGCTTGGAACTAAAGAGCTTAAACTGGGTTTTGGCTTCTGAAATGACGTCTGCGTTCCTGACCGTGTCCTGTCTTGAACTTGTGGCAGGGAGCCAAAGTCCTACAGGCAGCTGCCTCTGTGGGatctcagcaggagctgtgtttgCAGCTCTGTGGCCCAAGTTAGGCGTGACAGGCATCTGTGCAGTGATGATGCTGTTACGGCAGCCTGCCATTTCAGggatctctgtgctgctgagctctctgaCAAGCATTTGCCAGGGCTTGGCGTCTTACTAGCGGTATTATCCCCATCAGAGAAACCACAGGTGTGTCCCCCAGCACAGATTGTTTTCTGTTGGCAAGTATCTCTCTCTGCTGGTGTCGTTGCTCTTCTCTAGGGCTGTGCTGCCACGTTGCCCGGTGGTATGGGGCAGGGGAGCAGTGCCTCAGGCTTCCAccttctgtgttttttccatGGTGGAGCActtccacagctgcctgcacagTGTGGTTGTTCACCAGCTGGCTGTGGGTAGGCACCTGTAGCCCCAGTGGGTGGGTATGGGCTTGGTCTGTGACATCAAGGAGTTGTGTAACACACTTGTGGTGCTGGATTGTCTTGTTCTCCTCTCTGTACCAAGGCTTATAAATTTCAGGCACTTCCCAGTCACTGGGACTTCAGGCCTCAGAAGTGATACCTGATCTTCATGAAAGGTTTTGGTCTGTTGTATATTCAGTAAAAACATTTCCAGAGCTGTTCCTAGGGCAGAGACCATGTATGTTCCTGTGTCTATACAACATCTAGGACCTCTGTGCTAAATGgaccaaaataaaatatgctcCTAAAGCCATGTGGAAACACAGTGCTGTCCCCATGGTGCCTTTTAGTAAACCATGACGTGGTGATAACAGGTGTTTGTTCATCTGGGCTCCCATAGGCTGGGAGATCATCCTTCTTGAACCTGCTTTATGGTATGTTATTGACCAGAAAAGTTCCTTCCCACTCTCCTAGCCATCAGTGGAGGCGAAATTGCAAATTTGTGTCTCTGCAGttcaagagaaaacacaaaaattcaTGGGCTGGTGAGTTTGCCAGATTAAATGGGTGGAGAGTACTTGAAGAGAGAAGTCCTTAAACACACTCTCTCAAGGGAATGGAGGCAAAAGCACAGGGCTTTGAGAGTGTATGGCTTTGAGTACAACAGTAGCTTCTTTATAGCTTTGTTGGTTTAACTGTATGGTTAATGACGTTTGTCCTTTTCTGCAATTTTGGCAGGATAGAGGTACTTGCAGACCCCAAACCACTATTTTGCCAAGCCAGCAGTCCCACGTAAGTAGGTGTTCAAACAGCACTTGCTCAAGGGCTGGGGATTGATGGGACTCAGCCGGAGCAGACCCTTGGCCACTGTCTTGCTACTCTTTTCCCCTCTGTCCCTAGAAAAGCAGACTGAGATGTTCCTTACTTGAAGGGCCCCTTTCAGTTTGCTCTTTCAAGTTGTCAGTCAAAACCCTGGGCTTGAACTGAGCCTTGCCTTTGTTGCCCCATCTGATCTGAGCTGCCCAGCTGAGATGTTGTGGGGTAGGATGGTGTGTGGTGCAAAGTGACTGGGCCatgggagccaggctgctctgtcctggaGGATACAGCCCAGCTTTAGGAACAGAGTTGCTGTCTGTGTGATGTGATCAAACTACAGCTTGACAAGCCAGGGCAACAGTTTCTTGATAACATCTCCATTATCTATATGGGTCTCGAAAAAGGCTCCACAAACCTATTGCcctgctgttccctgtcccaACTACCCGGTACCTTCTCCCATCATGGCCTCTCAGTGAGGGACAAGCAACTCTGAATttgccctgggcacaggagaGTAACCACTAACCTGCTGTAAAACCTCACCCACTTTCCATGGCACACCCTGACTGTAAGGTTGTTGCTATTTT is drawn from Haemorhous mexicanus isolate bHaeMex1 chromosome 4, bHaeMex1.pri, whole genome shotgun sequence and contains these coding sequences:
- the ARL9 gene encoding ADP-ribosylation factor-like protein 9 isoform X1, translated to MDSRLRVAALCGTALAVAGGTVAVVRAWARRRSAVSLPARSAAAAAAADQGKGHGKQILVLGLDGAGKTSILHSLATNHVKRSMAPTEGFNAICINTEESQMEFLEIGGSESLRSYWKMYLPKVLLLVYVVDSADHARLPVAKQLLHQLIQNNSTLPVVVLANKQDLEGAYCITDIHDALALSDIGDERKMFLIGTHVAEDGSEISSSMQDAKELIGQLVLETQ
- the ARL9 gene encoding ADP-ribosylation factor-like protein 9 isoform X2, with product MAPTEGFNAICINTEESQMEFLEIGGSESLRSYWKMYLPKVLLLVYVVDSADHARLPVAKQLLHQLIQNNSTLPVVVLANKQDLEGAYCITDIHDALALSDIGDERKMFLIGTHVAEDGSEISSSMQDAKELIGQLVLETQ
- the ARL9 gene encoding ADP-ribosylation factor-like protein 9 isoform X3; the encoded protein is MYLPKVLLLVYVVDSADHARLPVAKQLLHQLIQNNSTLPVVVLANKQDLEGAYCITDIHDALALSDIGDERKMFLIGTHVAEDGSEISSSMQDAKELIGQLVLETQ